One Echinicola strongylocentroti DNA window includes the following coding sequences:
- the miaA gene encoding tRNA (adenosine(37)-N6)-dimethylallyltransferase MiaA: MAGPTAVGKTDLCIKLAKKFKTAIISSDSRQFYIETNIGTAKPSAVDMKDVPHYFVDNLSIREDYDVRKFEKDALQLLEKLYEEHHVVIMTGGSGLYIDAVCDGFDAIPDIDPSIRQSLNTLFEEQGIEALQATLAALDPDYYATVDIYNPQRLIRGCEVTLGTGKPFSSFRKRKKAKRPFEVIKVGLERDREELYARINLRMDQMIAAGLFAEAEALFPYRHLNALQTVGYTEVFGYLEGKYDKEEAVRLLKRNSRRYAKRQMTWFKRDGQIQWFSPGQFDEITKYVEDQMRP; encoded by the coding sequence GTGGCTGGTCCTACGGCAGTGGGAAAAACCGATCTATGCATAAAGCTAGCTAAAAAATTCAAAACAGCTATCATTTCTTCTGATAGTAGGCAGTTTTACATTGAGACCAATATCGGGACGGCCAAGCCGTCTGCTGTGGATATGAAAGATGTACCGCATTATTTTGTAGACAATCTGTCCATAAGAGAAGATTATGATGTGAGGAAATTTGAAAAGGACGCTTTGCAGCTTTTGGAAAAATTGTATGAAGAGCACCACGTGGTCATCATGACTGGAGGTTCAGGCCTGTATATTGATGCCGTTTGTGATGGGTTTGATGCGATTCCGGATATTGATCCCTCGATCAGGCAGTCACTTAATACGTTATTTGAGGAGCAGGGAATAGAGGCCTTGCAGGCAACACTAGCAGCATTGGATCCCGACTATTATGCCACCGTGGACATTTATAACCCACAGCGGTTGATTAGAGGCTGCGAAGTCACTTTAGGTACAGGGAAGCCTTTCAGTAGTTTTCGTAAAAGGAAGAAAGCAAAGCGCCCGTTTGAAGTGATCAAAGTGGGGCTGGAACGCGATAGGGAGGAGCTCTATGCACGGATCAATTTACGCATGGACCAAATGATAGCGGCAGGGCTTTTTGCTGAAGCGGAGGCATTGTTTCCTTACCGTCATTTGAATGCGCTGCAAACCGTAGGCTATACGGAGGTTTTTGGGTACTTGGAAGGGAAATATGATAAAGAAGAAGCGGTAAGGCTATTAAAAAGAAATTCCAGAAGATATGCCAAAAGGCAAATGACCTGGTTTAAGAGAGACGGCCAAATTCAGTGGTTTTCACCGGGGCAGTTTGATGAAATTACGAAATACGTCGAGGATCAAATGCGGCCTTGA
- a CDS encoding response regulator, whose translation MENKRILIVDDNNLNRKVFENIICHNFPFSSAENGQEAIDKIKSEIFDLILMDIQMPIMDGITALKIIKSEGLTNAPVIAISAYSDQTDRDYFLSAGFDDFIDKPVKPKDLLESISNHLHRNHLGSGHSQQNEDQCILDQKVYSQLKKYNSDEDIKTVYQDFYEEAKTLLDEIGLLIDQKIYADIDEKLHILKGNSGTLGARILFKHASIFEQKIKTSNYNDIVEDYLTLQDQLQVFKSHLQELNNLS comes from the coding sequence ATGGAAAACAAAAGGATATTAATAGTAGACGACAACAATCTGAACAGAAAGGTTTTTGAAAACATCATCTGTCATAACTTTCCATTTTCATCTGCTGAAAATGGGCAAGAGGCTATTGATAAAATCAAAAGTGAAATTTTCGACCTTATCTTGATGGATATCCAAATGCCCATCATGGACGGGATCACTGCCTTAAAGATCATAAAATCCGAAGGATTGACCAATGCACCGGTGATTGCTATTTCTGCTTATTCTGACCAAACAGACAGGGATTATTTTTTATCTGCAGGTTTCGACGATTTTATTGACAAGCCCGTAAAGCCTAAGGACCTATTGGAAAGCATCAGCAACCACCTACATAGAAACCACTTGGGATCCGGGCACAGTCAGCAGAATGAAGACCAATGTATCCTGGACCAAAAAGTATACAGTCAGCTAAAAAAATACAACTCTGACGAAGACATCAAAACAGTCTACCAAGACTTTTATGAAGAAGCCAAAACACTGCTGGACGAAATAGGATTATTAATAGATCAGAAGATATATGCAGATATTGACGAAAAACTTCATATATTAAAAGGCAACTCGGGGACTTTAGGCGCAAGAATACTATTTAAGCATGCCAGTATTTTTGAACAAAAAATAAAAACCTCAAATTACAATGATATTGTCGAAGATTATTTAACATTGCAAGATCAACTGCAGGTATTCAAATCGCATTTGCAAGAATTAAACAACTTATCTTAA
- a CDS encoding NFACT RNA binding domain-containing protein encodes MHLNYHFLQYLCPAIDKLFAGLELATCFSQNKDELVMGFTNESRSHFLRANLSPSNPCLSFPEDYKRSKKNSVDLFPELIGDTVDSVRVLSFERAFRIDFNSQKTLLFKLHGSRSNILLYTGTDDSRPSALFRNELKEDHNIALHELERHLDLSYEEFLKQGGKAATFLPTLGKVPREWLKSQGYIEADIETKWLLMQEMIDMLNAPLFSITKKNDQYLLTLLPVQNAVFSSADPVRSCNEYFQHAVIHQAFEKEKNLMVRKLEDQKKKTSAYLSKTSKKLAELQDSPPPSQTADVIMANLHQIPQGAETTTLFDFYQNKEITISLKKGLTPQKHAENLYRKSKNGKIEVQQLQKNLSEKEDYFLQLETLLEELTTIDDFKALREFSKTNQLSPKSKEDQTNVPFKRFEIDGFEILVGKSAKANDQMLRYFSWKDDIWLHAKDVAGSHVIIKYKSGLTIPQTTLERAAELAAYYSKSKNESLAAVIYTPCKYVRKVKGSPAGAVMVDQEKVLMVAPKGPVTG; translated from the coding sequence ATGCACCTCAACTATCATTTCCTCCAATACCTCTGTCCAGCAATCGACAAATTATTCGCAGGGCTGGAATTGGCCACTTGTTTTTCCCAAAATAAAGACGAGTTGGTCATGGGGTTTACTAATGAGAGCCGATCCCATTTCCTGAGGGCAAACCTCAGCCCATCCAACCCCTGCCTTAGTTTCCCTGAGGATTATAAACGAAGCAAAAAAAACAGCGTCGACCTATTTCCGGAGCTCATCGGAGACACGGTCGATTCCGTTCGGGTATTATCATTTGAGAGAGCATTCAGAATTGATTTCAACTCCCAAAAGACCCTGCTCTTCAAACTACACGGAAGTCGCAGCAATATCCTTCTTTATACAGGTACCGACGATAGTCGTCCCTCGGCCCTGTTTAGAAATGAACTCAAGGAAGACCACAATATTGCCCTCCATGAACTGGAGAGACACTTGGACCTTTCCTACGAGGAATTCCTAAAACAAGGAGGGAAAGCAGCCACATTCTTACCCACACTAGGGAAAGTCCCTCGGGAATGGTTAAAGTCCCAAGGTTACATTGAAGCGGATATCGAAACCAAGTGGCTGTTGATGCAAGAGATGATCGATATGCTGAATGCCCCCCTCTTCAGCATCACCAAGAAAAATGACCAATACCTGCTCACCCTTCTCCCAGTACAAAACGCGGTGTTTTCTTCAGCTGACCCTGTAAGAAGCTGCAATGAGTACTTCCAGCATGCCGTCATTCATCAAGCCTTCGAAAAAGAAAAAAACCTTATGGTCAGAAAACTGGAAGACCAAAAAAAGAAAACCAGTGCCTACCTGAGTAAAACATCAAAAAAACTGGCCGAACTGCAAGACAGCCCCCCTCCCAGCCAAACAGCCGATGTCATCATGGCCAATCTCCATCAAATCCCACAAGGTGCTGAAACAACCACCTTGTTTGACTTCTATCAAAACAAGGAAATCACCATCTCTCTAAAAAAAGGACTTACCCCTCAAAAGCACGCCGAAAACCTCTACCGAAAATCCAAAAACGGGAAAATAGAAGTACAACAACTCCAAAAAAACCTATCAGAAAAAGAGGATTATTTCCTGCAACTCGAAACGCTACTGGAAGAGCTGACCACTATTGACGACTTCAAAGCACTAAGGGAGTTTTCCAAAACCAACCAACTATCTCCCAAATCCAAAGAAGACCAAACCAACGTCCCTTTCAAGCGTTTTGAAATCGACGGTTTTGAGATCTTGGTAGGCAAATCCGCTAAAGCGAATGACCAAATGCTCCGGTATTTTAGCTGGAAAGATGATATATGGCTCCACGCCAAAGACGTGGCAGGGTCCCACGTCATCATCAAGTACAAATCAGGCCTCACCATCCCCCAAACTACCCTGGAACGGGCCGCCGAGTTGGCAGCCTACTACTCCAAAAGCAAAAACGAATCCCTTGCCGCAGTGATCTACACTCCCTGTAAATACGTCAGAAAGGTAAAAGGATCCCCCGCAGGTGCCGTGATGGTCGATCAGGAAAAAGTACTTATGGTCGCGCCTAAAGGTCCTGTCACGGGTTAG
- a CDS encoding MBL fold metallo-hydrolase — MKVTFLGTGTSQGIPVIGCKCETCSSVDFRDKRLRSSIHLKVDNNSFVIDTGPDFRAQMLREGICELDAIIYTHEHKDHTAGMDDIRPFNFMQMKDMPLYGTTAVLDQLQREFSYVFAPKKYPGVPQVVTNEISNEPFEVLGTTFTPILVMHYKLPVFGYRIKDFTYITDAKYIDKKELEKVKGTKTLVLNALQIKEHLSHLTLSEALELIDIIKPEKAYLTHISHKLGSHQKVEEQLPENVFLAYDGLTISL, encoded by the coding sequence ATGAAAGTTACTTTTCTAGGCACAGGAACATCACAGGGAATCCCCGTTATCGGCTGCAAATGCGAGACTTGCTCTTCAGTGGATTTCCGAGACAAAAGACTGAGAAGCTCCATTCACCTAAAAGTAGACAATAATAGTTTTGTGATCGACACCGGCCCGGATTTCAGGGCCCAAATGCTCCGTGAAGGCATTTGTGAATTGGATGCCATCATCTATACGCACGAGCACAAGGACCACACCGCTGGAATGGACGATATCAGGCCGTTTAATTTTATGCAGATGAAGGATATGCCGCTCTATGGCACCACTGCAGTACTCGACCAGCTCCAACGGGAATTCTCCTATGTCTTCGCCCCAAAAAAATATCCAGGAGTCCCTCAAGTGGTCACCAATGAAATCAGCAACGAACCATTTGAAGTGCTCGGAACGACATTTACGCCTATTTTGGTAATGCATTATAAGCTTCCTGTCTTCGGCTACAGAATAAAAGATTTTACCTACATCACCGATGCAAAATACATTGATAAAAAAGAGCTGGAAAAGGTAAAAGGCACTAAAACTTTAGTGCTAAATGCTCTTCAAATAAAAGAACACCTTTCGCATCTTACCCTCTCGGAAGCACTGGAGCTCATTGACATCATTAAGCCTGAAAAAGCCTACCTTACCCACATCAGCCATAAACTTGGTTCGCACCAAAAAGTGGAAGAGCAGCTACCAGAGAATGTATTCTTGGCCTACGATGGCCTTACGATCAGCCTATAA
- a CDS encoding response regulator has protein sequence MSESKKVLVAEDSSVIINLTKNVLLFENYEITAVKNGKEVLDKLADEDYDLILMDINMPKMDGIECTKAIRALKDPKKATIPVIAITGNYKNYTMEDFKQAGLNDYLQKPLDYDLLLSTVKKHLSAE, from the coding sequence ATGAGCGAGAGTAAAAAAGTTTTAGTAGCTGAGGATAGTTCGGTAATTATCAACCTGACTAAAAATGTATTGCTGTTTGAAAACTACGAAATTACAGCTGTCAAAAATGGTAAAGAAGTATTGGACAAACTAGCAGATGAGGATTATGACCTAATCCTGATGGACATCAATATGCCCAAAATGGACGGTATCGAATGCACCAAAGCCATTAGAGCGCTCAAGGATCCAAAAAAAGCAACCATCCCCGTGATCGCCATTACCGGCAACTATAAAAACTACACGATGGAGGACTTTAAGCAAGCAGGTCTAAATGATTACCTCCAAAAACCATTGGACTATGACCTCTTACTGTCCACAGTAAAGAAGCATCTAAGCGCAGAATAA
- the pfkA gene encoding 6-phosphofructokinase translates to MKKIAVLTSGGDAPGMNACIRAVVRTGIFHGMEMYGIMYGYDGMINGEIQRMESHAVSNIVQRGGTILKSARSEMFRTKEGRKKAYEQLQKHGIEGLVAIGGDGTFTGAKVFYEEYGIPTIGCPGTIDNDIFGTDFTIGFDTAINTALEAIDKIRDTAAAHDRIFFIEVMGRDSGYIAVECGLGGGAEMVMVPETKTTLNEVVEKLKGSRKTKTSSVIVVAEGDEEGSAAEIMEKVKHTINDDSKDFKVTTLGHIQRGGSPTGKDRMLASRCGMAAVEGLMNGQANCMAGIIHDEVVYTSFEDCITKSKPLNRDTLKLIEILSI, encoded by the coding sequence ATGAAGAAAATTGCTGTATTAACCTCTGGAGGAGATGCGCCCGGCATGAACGCCTGTATAAGGGCGGTGGTGCGAACCGGGATTTTCCACGGTATGGAAATGTACGGAATCATGTACGGCTATGATGGCATGATCAATGGCGAGATCCAACGAATGGAGTCCCACGCCGTAAGTAACATCGTCCAACGCGGAGGAACCATTCTCAAATCTGCTCGCAGCGAAATGTTTCGCACCAAGGAGGGCAGAAAAAAAGCTTACGAACAATTGCAAAAACATGGAATCGAAGGCTTGGTGGCCATAGGTGGTGACGGTACCTTTACAGGTGCCAAAGTATTCTATGAAGAATACGGGATCCCAACCATTGGGTGCCCAGGCACTATCGATAACGACATCTTTGGGACAGATTTCACCATTGGCTTTGACACGGCGATCAATACAGCCTTAGAAGCAATAGACAAAATACGCGACACCGCAGCAGCGCACGACCGCATATTTTTCATTGAGGTAATGGGACGGGACAGCGGATATATTGCGGTAGAATGCGGCCTAGGTGGCGGTGCTGAAATGGTCATGGTCCCCGAAACCAAAACCACTCTTAACGAAGTGGTAGAAAAGCTGAAAGGTTCTCGAAAAACCAAAACATCTAGTGTAATCGTAGTGGCCGAGGGTGATGAAGAAGGCAGCGCTGCCGAAATCATGGAAAAAGTCAAACACACCATCAACGATGACTCCAAAGACTTCAAGGTCACTACCCTTGGACATATCCAGCGTGGAGGAAGCCCAACAGGAAAAGACAGGATGCTAGCCAGTAGATGTGGCATGGCAGCTGTAGAAGGCCTAATGAACGGCCAAGCCAATTGCATGGCCGGGATTATCCATGACGAAGTAGTCTACACGAGTTTTGAAGATTGTATCACTAAAAGCAAGCCGTTGAACCGTGATACATTAAAACTGATAGAAATACTTAGCATTTAA